A portion of the Euwallacea similis isolate ESF13 chromosome 8, ESF131.1, whole genome shotgun sequence genome contains these proteins:
- the aralar1 gene encoding calcium-binding mitochondrial carrier protein Aralar1 isoform X5, with protein sequence MLTIPCITQNHRRILEEFVEVMKKTELHQRIPFNMDAPFVQLYFGKNKQRLVTYNEFSQFLHDFHEEYAIEGFRRADKDGSGFISVLDFQDIMVSIKSHLLTKEVQSHLIEAVQGETQSRRVSFPYFIAFNSLLNNMELVKRIYLNVTNGHRTQEVSKDEFMHSAQAMSQMTPLEVDILFHLVDVLHQTGHLHSEDFARQEWRIVYNDLYAIAPEQYFKQITNRLAEIHTVSSPEERGVLIQILESSYRFTLGSVAGAVGATAVYPIDLVKTRMQNQRTGSFIGELMYRNSFDCFKKVIRHEGVFGLYRGLVPQLLGVAPEKAIKLTVNDFVRDKFTDKNGSIPLYGEILSGACAGGSQVIFTNPLEIVKIRLQVAGEIAGGAKVRAWTVVKELGLFGLYKGARACLLRDVPFSAIYFPAYAHTKASMADETGYNHPLTLLVAGAIAGVPAASLVTPADVIKTRLQVVARAGQTTYTGVLDAARKIYSEEGFRAFWKGSVARVFRSSPQFGVTLLTYEVLQRVLYVDFGGSRPTGSEFKVPSIAGDKGVTNVDHLGGYSVSVPIFSGIESKFGLCLPKFSTAK encoded by the exons ATGCTTACCATACCCTGCATAACGCAAAATCACCGGCGAATTCTAGAGGAATTTGTGGAGGTTATGAAAAAAACCGAACTCCACCAACGTATCCCTTTCAACATGGACGCCCCCTTCGTCCAACTATATTTCggcaaaaataaacaacgtTTAGTCACCTACAACGAGTTCAGCCAATTCTTACACGACTTCCACGAGGAGTACGCCATTGAAGGTTTTAGGCGAGCCGACAAAGACGGTTCTGgttttatttctgttttgGATTTTCAGGACATCATGGTCAGCATCAAGAGCCACTTGCTCACCAAAGAAGTTCAATCTCATTTGATTGAG GCTGTACAAGGGGAGACGCAAAGTAGGCGTGTGAGCTTTCCCTACTTTATAGCCTTCAATTCGTTGCTCAATAATATGGAGCTGGTCAAACGTATCTACCTCAATGTGACTAACGGCCATCGCACGCAGGAAGTTAGCAAAGATGAATTCATGCATTCTGCGCAGGCGATGTCACAGATGACGCCCTTGGAAGTTGACATACTCTTCCATCTGGTGGACGTTTTACATCAGACAGG GCATTTGCACAGTGAGGATTTTGCACGGCAAGAATG gcgCATCGTATACAATGATCTCTACGCTATTGCTCCAGAACAGTATTTTAAACAGATTACCAACAGATTGGCGGAGATTCACACAGTTTCG aGTCCGGAAGAAAGGGGTGTACTAATTCAAATACTTGAGAGTTCATATCGTTTCACCTTAGGTTCCGTAGCTGGAG CCGTAGGAGCGACGGCGGTGTATCCTATTGACTTAGTGAAAACTCGAATGCAAAACCAGCGGACGGGGTCGTTCATCGGCGAATTAATGTACAGAAACAGTTTCGattgtttcaaaaaagtcATAAGACACGAGGGTGTATTTGGGCTGTACAGAGGATTAGTACCTCAACTATTGGGAGTGGCACCAGAGAAAGCCATTAAATTAACG gTCAATGATTTTGTTCGTGATAAGTTCACCGATAAAAATGGATCTATTCCTTTGTATGGCGAAATTTTGTCGGGCGCATGT GCGGGCGGATCCCAAGTAATTTTCACAAACCCACTAGAAATCGTCAAAATTCGTTTGCAAGTTGCTGGTGAAATTGCGGGAGGAGCCAAAGTCCGCGCCTGGACCGTGGTCAAAGAGCTAGGATTATTTGGATTGTATAAAGGGGCCCGGGCATGTCTGCTCAGAGACGTACCGTTCAGCGCCATCTACTTCCCGGCATATGCGCACACCAAAGCCAG CATGGCAGATGAAACCGGTTACAACCACCCTCTTACATTATTGGTGGCAGGAGCCATTGCAGGCGTTCCAGCAGCTTCATTGGTCACTCCAGCTGATGTCATCAAAACTAGATTACAAGTAGTGGCACGCGCGGGTCAAACAACTTACACCGGTGTTTTGGATGCGGCTAGGAAAATTTACAGCGAGGAAGGCTTCAGGGCGTTCTGGAAAGGATCTGTAG CTCGTGTGTTTAGGTCTTCACCGCAGTTTGGTGTCACACTGCTCACGTACGAAGTGCTGCAGCGAGTGCTTTACGTAGATTTCGGTGGAAG CCGACCTACTGG